One Streptomyces sp. ML-6 DNA segment encodes these proteins:
- a CDS encoding FAD/NAD(P)-binding oxidoreductase, which produces MNAPIVVAGAAMAGLRAAEQLRAAGWTGPITLVGSEPHMPYNRPPLSKEVLAGKASFDSLAFRPRPDVHDVRWRLGTTVVRADLDRQVVELDDGETLPYRGLVVATGMRPRRLPCPGPVPGRHTVRTLDDARGLREALTRPGVRVVVVGAGFIGCEVAATAIALGAAEVTVVDPMPLPMAGPLGELLAGALLGRHEQRGIRFALGTGVTAFHGDDRVTGVALADGRVLAADVVVESVGSAANTEWFEGNGLDLSDGVLTDEHLRVGGRPEVIAVGDVARFPNARYDGVPRRVEHWSIPTDTAKHAAKVLTAHLTGTDAGLAPFAPLPTFWSDQHDFRLQSFGAPALGKDDVRVLDGDLDGDVLVGYHHADRLVGVVALGGRAAAAAAARYRAELLKQPSLIA; this is translated from the coding sequence GTGAACGCACCCATCGTCGTGGCCGGCGCCGCCATGGCCGGGCTGCGCGCCGCCGAGCAGCTGCGCGCCGCGGGCTGGACCGGGCCGATCACCCTCGTCGGGAGCGAGCCCCACATGCCCTACAACCGGCCTCCGCTGTCCAAGGAGGTCCTGGCGGGCAAGGCGTCCTTCGACTCGCTCGCCTTCCGCCCCCGGCCCGACGTCCATGACGTGCGGTGGCGCCTGGGCACCACGGTCGTACGGGCCGACCTCGACCGGCAGGTCGTCGAACTCGACGACGGCGAAACCCTGCCGTACCGCGGTCTCGTCGTGGCCACCGGCATGCGCCCCCGGCGACTGCCCTGCCCCGGCCCCGTTCCCGGACGGCACACCGTCCGCACCCTGGACGACGCCCGGGGGCTGCGCGAGGCGCTGACCCGGCCGGGCGTACGCGTGGTCGTCGTCGGAGCCGGATTCATCGGCTGCGAGGTGGCCGCCACCGCCATCGCCCTCGGCGCCGCCGAGGTCACCGTGGTCGACCCGATGCCGCTGCCCATGGCCGGTCCGCTGGGCGAGCTGCTCGCCGGGGCGCTGCTCGGGCGCCATGAACAGCGGGGCATTCGCTTCGCCCTCGGCACGGGAGTGACCGCCTTCCACGGCGACGACCGGGTCACCGGGGTGGCCCTGGCCGACGGCAGGGTCCTCGCCGCGGACGTGGTGGTGGAGTCGGTCGGCTCCGCGGCCAACACCGAGTGGTTCGAGGGCAACGGCCTGGACCTCTCCGACGGCGTGCTCACGGACGAGCACCTGCGGGTCGGCGGGCGCCCCGAGGTGATCGCCGTCGGCGACGTCGCACGCTTCCCCAACGCCCGGTACGACGGCGTCCCGCGCCGCGTCGAGCACTGGTCCATCCCCACCGACACGGCGAAACACGCCGCGAAGGTGCTCACCGCACACCTCACCGGCACCGACGCGGGCCTCGCGCCGTTCGCACCACTGCCGACCTTCTGGAGCGACCAGCACGACTTCCGGCTCCAGTCCTTCGGCGCCCCGGCCCTCGGCAAGGACGACGTACGCGTCCTGGACGGCGACCTCGACGGGGACGTCCTGGTCGGCTACCACCACGCGGACCGCCTGGTCGGCGTCGTCGCCCTGGGCGGCCGGGCCGCCGCGGCGGCCGCCGCCCGCTACCGCGCCGAGCTCCTCAAGCAGCCCTCCCTCATCGCGTAA
- a CDS encoding TetR family transcriptional regulator, with translation MTDPVEPAGERSPRKRVTNYGTGRVALLDAAVRVVARGGLRKLTYRAVAQEAGVTHGLVVHHFGSRDALIEQAVTHAIRSSLHSSALDGGTGRPADFAAGLPDMVDSGPELQAFQYELLLEARRRPELLSHLRNLYEEYFEATRRELDRILPGPVSRGTSRLAFAALEGLVLHQLVFGEREATEEALAELRSLLEELAEEPDGR, from the coding sequence ATGACCGACCCCGTGGAGCCCGCCGGCGAGCGCAGCCCCCGCAAGCGCGTGACGAACTACGGGACGGGCCGGGTGGCCCTGCTGGACGCCGCCGTACGCGTGGTGGCCCGGGGCGGTCTGCGCAAGCTCACCTACCGGGCCGTCGCCCAGGAGGCCGGAGTCACCCATGGGCTCGTCGTGCACCACTTCGGTTCGCGCGACGCGCTGATCGAGCAGGCCGTCACCCACGCCATCCGTTCCTCGCTGCACAGCAGCGCGCTCGACGGGGGCACGGGCAGGCCGGCCGACTTCGCCGCCGGCCTCCCGGACATGGTCGACTCCGGTCCCGAACTGCAGGCGTTCCAGTACGAGTTGCTGCTGGAGGCCCGGCGCAGGCCCGAGCTGCTGTCGCACCTGCGCAACCTCTACGAGGAGTACTTCGAGGCCACTCGACGTGAACTGGACCGCATCCTGCCCGGCCCGGTGAGCCGCGGCACCTCCCGGCTCGCCTTCGCCGCGCTGGAGGGCCTGGTGCTGCACCAGCTGGTGTTCGGCGAGCGCGAGGCCACCGAAGAGGCGCTGGCGGAGCTCAGGAGCCTTCTGGAGGAACTGGCCGAGGAGCCGGACGGGCGCTGA
- a CDS encoding 3,4-dihydroxyphenylacetate 2,3-dioxygenase, with product MGEIVGAGLLAHVPTIVLPEETRRELNEGKEITLVTGLRQLREDVFERDDYDTVVVLDSHWATTVEFVVTAQQRRAGLFTSEELPRGMSRMPYDYPGDPELAHNIASFAEKHGTWITPVDDAYLPVYYATINLWKFLGEGLPDKRWVTIGVCQTGDMEDHLRLGRALADGIAATPGRRVLLIASGALSHTFWPLRELRDHESSDPAHIFTPEARAADQERIAWFKEGSHDKVLDTMDEFWKYKPEARFFHYLMMAGALGEQACKARARQYGEYENSIGTGQVHLWFDRPQDGWTGAGQDPSSGSARHDPDERP from the coding sequence ATGGGTGAGATCGTCGGGGCGGGCCTGCTCGCCCACGTCCCCACCATCGTGCTGCCCGAGGAGACCAGACGGGAGCTCAACGAGGGCAAGGAGATCACTCTCGTCACCGGCCTGCGGCAGCTGCGCGAGGACGTCTTCGAACGCGACGACTACGACACCGTCGTCGTCCTGGACTCCCACTGGGCGACCACCGTCGAGTTCGTCGTCACCGCCCAGCAGCGCCGCGCCGGCCTGTTCACCTCCGAAGAACTGCCGCGCGGCATGAGCCGCATGCCCTACGACTACCCCGGCGATCCCGAACTCGCCCACAACATCGCCTCGTTCGCCGAAAAACACGGCACCTGGATCACCCCGGTCGACGACGCGTACCTGCCGGTCTACTACGCCACGATCAACCTGTGGAAGTTCCTCGGCGAGGGCCTGCCGGACAAACGGTGGGTGACCATCGGCGTCTGCCAGACCGGCGACATGGAGGACCACCTGCGCCTGGGCCGCGCCCTGGCCGACGGCATCGCCGCCACCCCCGGCCGACGCGTGCTGCTGATCGCCTCCGGCGCGCTGTCGCACACCTTCTGGCCACTGCGCGAGCTGCGCGACCACGAGTCGAGCGACCCGGCGCACATCTTCACCCCCGAGGCGCGGGCGGCCGACCAGGAGCGGATCGCCTGGTTCAAGGAGGGCAGCCATGACAAGGTCCTCGACACCATGGACGAGTTCTGGAAGTACAAGCCCGAGGCCAGGTTCTTCCACTACCTGATGATGGCCGGCGCCCTCGGCGAGCAGGCCTGCAAGGCCAGGGCACGCCAGTACGGCGAGTATGAGAACTCGATCGGCACGGGCCAGGTCCATCTCTGGTTCGACCGCCCGCAGGACGGCTGGACAGGCGCCGGCCAGGATCCTTCGTCCGGATCGGCCCGGCATGACCCCGACGAGAGGCCCTAG
- a CDS encoding fumarylacetoacetate hydrolase family protein — MPEYRRILLDGAVVETLRDGDELVAGDGRRVAIADARHLPPVVPSKVIAVHLNHRSRVDEFRIDLPETPTYFHKPTSALNSHQGAIVRPEGCKWLNYEGEVAIVIGRTARNISPAEAGEYIAGYTVANDYGLHDFRDTDAGSMLRVKGSDTLCPLGPGLVTDWDFHGKRLRTYVNGEVVQDGSTDEMKWDMHYLVADIARTITLYPGDVLLSGTPANSRPVRPGDVVEVEVEGLGRLTNHIVTGPTPVRADVGAQPTESEEVLSTALGGDWEFRGIRPPKR; from the coding sequence ATGCCCGAGTACCGCCGCATCCTCCTCGACGGCGCCGTCGTGGAGACCCTTCGCGACGGCGATGAACTGGTCGCCGGTGACGGCCGGCGCGTCGCGATCGCCGACGCCCGTCATCTGCCGCCCGTCGTTCCCTCGAAGGTGATCGCCGTCCACCTCAACCACCGCAGCCGGGTGGACGAGTTCCGGATCGACCTGCCCGAAACCCCCACGTACTTCCACAAACCGACCTCGGCGCTCAACTCCCACCAGGGCGCGATCGTGCGGCCCGAGGGCTGCAAGTGGCTCAACTACGAGGGCGAGGTCGCCATCGTCATCGGCAGGACCGCGCGCAACATCTCCCCGGCCGAGGCGGGCGAGTACATCGCCGGCTACACCGTGGCCAACGACTACGGCCTCCACGACTTCCGTGACACCGACGCCGGCTCCATGCTCCGCGTCAAGGGCTCCGACACGCTGTGCCCGCTCGGCCCCGGACTGGTCACCGACTGGGACTTCCACGGCAAGCGGCTGCGCACCTACGTCAACGGCGAGGTCGTCCAGGACGGCTCCACCGACGAGATGAAGTGGGACATGCACTACCTCGTCGCCGACATCGCCCGCACCATCACCCTGTACCCCGGCGACGTGCTGCTGTCCGGCACCCCGGCCAACTCCCGGCCCGTCCGGCCCGGGGACGTCGTCGAGGTGGAGGTCGAAGGGCTCGGGCGGCTCACCAACCACATCGTCACCGGACCGACCCCGGTCCGGGCCGACGTGGGGGCCCAGCCCACGGAGTCGGAGGAAGTGCTGTCCACCGCACTCGGCGGCGACTGGGAGTTCCGCGGCATCCGGCCGCCGAAGCGCTGA
- a CDS encoding APC family permease: MDSRTASAERTVRDAPTATTLKPNALGVLGILFFVLSGQAPLTGIAGAAPISVAIGNGSGTPAAYVVAGGVILLFSVGFIAMGRHVVDAGAFYTYIGAGLGRAAGAGSAGVALLAYCLIQAGMYGLYGSIVSGLLADHTSLHVPWWLCTLLTMAVVQVLGAAGIEMGARVLAVFVLAEFSILLLFGLVTLFKGGGPEGLGMAESFSPSAALQGAPGVAVMFALASMFGFEATAIYGEEAKNPKKTVPRATYLSVIVVTVFFALTSWSLISAHGASRAPGAANTALAAGDSAGFVFGPVSGLFGGWVNGVLPVLLATSLFAGVLTFHNSANRYLFCLGRDGQLPAELCRLNGRHAPWIAGRVQTAIAALLVVPFALAGKDPVLTLFSWFSGLAVLAMMLLYLLTSVSVVVFFRRPGADAGVWNTLVAPGLGALGIAGAIWLILANFTTLIGGEASTALWLVLSVPVVMVLGVVNHRIRRRRTAPGTG; encoded by the coding sequence GTGGACAGTCGGACGGCTTCCGCCGAGCGGACCGTACGGGACGCCCCCACTGCAACCACGCTCAAACCCAATGCCCTGGGTGTCCTGGGCATCCTCTTCTTCGTGCTGTCCGGTCAGGCCCCGCTGACGGGCATCGCGGGCGCCGCCCCGATATCGGTCGCCATCGGCAACGGCTCCGGCACCCCCGCGGCCTATGTGGTGGCGGGGGGAGTGATTCTGCTCTTCTCCGTCGGGTTCATCGCGATGGGCCGGCACGTCGTGGACGCCGGCGCCTTCTACACGTACATCGGCGCCGGTCTCGGCCGTGCCGCCGGCGCCGGCAGCGCGGGCGTCGCCCTGCTCGCCTACTGCCTCATCCAGGCGGGGATGTACGGCCTGTACGGCTCGATCGTCAGCGGGCTCCTCGCCGACCACACCTCGCTCCACGTTCCGTGGTGGCTCTGCACACTGCTCACCATGGCCGTGGTGCAGGTCCTCGGTGCCGCGGGAATCGAGATGGGCGCGCGGGTCCTGGCCGTGTTCGTGCTCGCCGAATTCAGCATCCTGCTGCTCTTCGGCCTGGTCACCCTGTTCAAGGGCGGCGGCCCCGAAGGGCTGGGGATGGCCGAGAGCTTCTCCCCCTCGGCCGCTCTGCAGGGTGCGCCGGGCGTCGCCGTGATGTTCGCCCTGGCGTCGATGTTCGGCTTCGAGGCCACCGCCATCTACGGCGAGGAGGCGAAGAACCCCAAGAAGACGGTGCCGCGGGCCACGTACCTCTCGGTGATCGTGGTCACCGTCTTCTTCGCCCTCACCTCGTGGAGCCTGATCTCGGCCCACGGCGCCTCGAGGGCGCCGGGGGCGGCGAACACGGCACTGGCCGCCGGTGACTCCGCAGGCTTCGTCTTCGGGCCCGTGTCCGGCCTGTTCGGCGGCTGGGTCAACGGCGTGCTGCCGGTCCTCCTGGCCACCTCGCTGTTCGCCGGCGTCCTGACCTTCCACAACTCCGCCAACCGCTATCTGTTCTGCCTCGGTCGTGACGGGCAACTTCCCGCGGAACTGTGCCGGTTGAACGGCCGGCACGCCCCGTGGATCGCGGGCCGGGTGCAGACCGCCATCGCCGCGCTCCTGGTCGTGCCCTTCGCCCTGGCCGGCAAGGACCCGGTGCTCACCCTCTTCTCCTGGTTCAGCGGGCTCGCCGTCCTGGCGATGATGCTGCTCTACCTGCTGACCTCGGTGTCGGTCGTGGTGTTCTTCCGCCGCCCGGGGGCGGACGCCGGAGTGTGGAACACCCTGGTCGCCCCCGGGCTGGGCGCGCTCGGCATCGCGGGTGCCATCTGGCTCATCCTGGCCAACTTCACCACCCTGATCGGCGGCGAGGCGAGCACGGCGCTGTGGCTGGTCCTGTCGGTGCCCGTCGTCATGGTGCTCGGTGTGGTCAACCACCGGATCCGCCGCCGACGCACCGCACCCGGCACCGGCTGA
- a CDS encoding acetoacetate decarboxylase family protein — protein MASVRGYFHPKTATGASSLLPPPPWRYSGDLLTVEYRTDPSRVRELLPEPLELADEDPGAVALIWADWQSCSASGQELLDPVRAQYKEAFAVVRCMYKGRTYTRCVYIWVDKDFAIARGLHQGYPKKLGSIHQTRPHPYGPAPRIEAGARFGATLAAADRRLAQAVVTLREPSGTNGFVNGHPMAHHRWLPSIEKGGGLALDELVESGAASFEGGEPWVGDADLELFASPTEELARLEVREPIAAYYRQVGVVWDGGRLLESNTSGAE, from the coding sequence GTGGCCAGTGTCCGTGGATACTTCCACCCCAAGACGGCGACAGGCGCCTCGTCGCTGCTCCCCCCGCCGCCGTGGCGCTACTCCGGCGACCTCCTCACCGTCGAATACCGCACCGACCCGTCCCGCGTGCGCGAGCTCCTGCCCGAACCCCTGGAACTCGCCGACGAGGACCCCGGCGCCGTCGCGCTGATCTGGGCCGACTGGCAGTCCTGCTCCGCCTCGGGGCAGGAACTGCTCGACCCGGTGCGCGCCCAGTACAAGGAGGCGTTCGCGGTCGTGCGCTGCATGTACAAGGGCCGGACCTACACGCGCTGCGTGTACATCTGGGTCGACAAGGACTTCGCCATCGCCCGGGGACTGCACCAGGGCTACCCGAAGAAGCTCGGCTCCATCCACCAGACCCGCCCGCACCCCTACGGGCCCGCACCCCGCATCGAGGCCGGCGCCCGGTTCGGCGCGACCCTCGCCGCAGCCGACCGCCGCCTGGCCCAGGCCGTCGTCACCCTGCGCGAGCCGTCCGGGACCAACGGCTTCGTCAACGGCCATCCCATGGCCCACCACCGCTGGCTGCCCTCCATCGAGAAGGGCGGGGGACTGGCCCTGGACGAGCTGGTCGAGTCCGGCGCCGCCTCCTTCGAGGGCGGCGAGCCCTGGGTGGGCGACGCCGATCTGGAACTGTTCGCATCGCCCACCGAGGAGCTGGCCCGGCTGGAGGTCCGCGAACCGATCGCCGCCTACTACCGACAGGTCGGCGTGGTGTGGGACGGCGGCCGGCTGCTGGAGTCGAACACCTCCGGCGCCGAGTGA
- a CDS encoding gamma-glutamyl-gamma-aminobutyrate hydrolase family protein (Members of this family of hydrolases with an active site Cys residue belong to MEROPS family C26.) has protein sequence MTHRPLIAIPARFAATASALRHAAEVNARALIDAVWRAGGEPVTLHPYAPEGTTDPAEVRARLSRFDALLLPGGGDIAPHRYGAPHVHEAVYDVDDEQDAFDLELARQALASALPLLAVCRGLQVVNTALGGTLHQDMGGPGHEHRNVRHPVSFVPGSALTRITGTDKAEGSCYHHQHVDRPGEGLTVAARAADGTVEALELTRHDGWFLAVQWHPEDTAHEDAAQQRIFDALVCAARGAA, from the coding sequence GTGACCCACCGCCCGCTCATCGCGATCCCCGCCCGTTTCGCCGCCACCGCCTCCGCCCTGCGCCACGCCGCGGAAGTCAACGCCCGAGCCCTGATCGACGCCGTCTGGCGGGCGGGCGGCGAACCCGTCACCCTCCACCCGTACGCTCCCGAAGGCACGACCGATCCCGCCGAGGTCCGCGCCCGGCTCTCCCGGTTCGACGCACTCCTGCTCCCCGGCGGCGGCGACATAGCACCCCATCGCTACGGAGCCCCCCACGTCCATGAGGCCGTCTACGACGTGGACGACGAGCAGGACGCGTTCGACCTGGAACTCGCCCGGCAGGCCCTCGCGAGCGCACTGCCGTTGCTGGCCGTCTGCCGCGGACTCCAGGTGGTCAACACGGCCCTGGGAGGCACCCTGCACCAGGACATGGGCGGCCCCGGACACGAACACCGCAACGTCCGGCACCCCGTCTCCTTCGTCCCCGGCTCCGCCCTGACCCGTATCACGGGTACCGACAAGGCCGAGGGGTCCTGCTACCACCACCAGCACGTGGACCGGCCGGGGGAAGGGCTGACCGTCGCCGCCCGGGCCGCCGACGGAACGGTCGAAGCCCTCGAACTCACGCGGCACGACGGCTGGTTCCTGGCCGTGCAGTGGCACCCCGAGGACACCGCCCACGAGGACGCGGCCCAGCAGCGCATCTTCGACGCACTGGTGTGTGCCGCGCGGGGAGCCGCCTGA
- a CDS encoding aldehyde dehydrogenase yields the protein MTRATYDDWLRRAETLKPAGAHLIDGADEAGGGGTFSVVSPRDGQVLAEVADAGAAEVDAAVAAARRAFDEGPWPRLSPAERGRVLLRFADLLEERRAEAALTISLEMGKPVTDAHDIEMRAVISTFRWYGGLTDKLTDESPHTAPDALALVTREPAGVVGAVVPWNFPLTLAGWKIAPALAAGCTVVLKPSENSPLSALLLGRTGLEAGLPPGVLNVVAGDGPVAGRALGLHPDVDVLAFTGSTAVGRHFLRYSADSNLKRVWLELGGKSPNIVLPDAPDLEKAAAAAAWGIFFNQGEMCTAPSRLLVHTSVAEQVVEAVVARAQALRVGDPLDPATEMGALVGEDHLGRVLGHVHTALDDGARLRTGGARIRTGTGGFYLEPTVFDQVAPDSRLAREEVFGPVLSVITFDDLDEAVALANATEYGLAAGLWTSDLSTAHKVSRALRAGTVWVNCYEEGDLTVPFGGMKQSGNGRDKSAHALEKYTELKTTWIQL from the coding sequence ATGACCCGCGCCACCTACGACGACTGGCTCCGCCGGGCCGAGACGCTGAAACCGGCCGGCGCGCACCTCATCGACGGCGCCGACGAAGCCGGTGGCGGCGGCACGTTCTCCGTGGTGTCGCCCCGCGACGGCCAGGTGCTGGCCGAGGTCGCCGATGCCGGCGCGGCCGAGGTCGACGCGGCCGTCGCCGCCGCCCGCCGTGCTTTCGACGAGGGCCCCTGGCCGCGCCTGTCTCCCGCCGAACGAGGTCGTGTCCTGCTGCGGTTCGCCGATCTCCTGGAGGAGCGGCGAGCGGAGGCGGCGCTCACGATCAGCCTGGAGATGGGCAAACCCGTCACCGATGCCCATGACATCGAAATGCGGGCCGTCATCAGCACCTTCCGCTGGTACGGCGGTCTCACCGACAAGCTCACCGACGAGTCCCCGCACACCGCACCCGACGCCCTCGCCCTCGTCACGCGGGAGCCCGCCGGTGTCGTCGGCGCGGTCGTCCCCTGGAACTTCCCCCTCACCCTGGCCGGCTGGAAGATCGCCCCGGCGCTGGCCGCCGGATGCACGGTCGTGCTCAAACCCTCGGAGAACTCGCCGCTGTCGGCGCTGCTGCTCGGGCGAACCGGCCTGGAGGCCGGGCTGCCACCGGGTGTTCTCAACGTCGTGGCCGGCGACGGACCGGTGGCCGGACGGGCCCTCGGCCTCCACCCGGACGTCGATGTCCTCGCCTTCACCGGTTCCACCGCCGTCGGCCGCCACTTCCTGCGCTACTCCGCCGACTCCAACCTCAAGCGGGTCTGGCTGGAACTGGGCGGAAAATCGCCCAACATCGTCCTGCCCGACGCCCCCGACCTGGAGAAGGCCGCGGCCGCGGCCGCCTGGGGCATCTTCTTCAACCAGGGCGAGATGTGCACGGCGCCCTCCCGGCTGCTGGTGCACACCTCCGTCGCCGAACAGGTCGTCGAAGCCGTCGTGGCCCGCGCTCAGGCACTGCGCGTGGGCGATCCCCTGGACCCCGCCACCGAGATGGGCGCCCTGGTCGGCGAGGACCATCTCGGCCGCGTGCTCGGCCACGTCCACACCGCCCTTGACGACGGCGCCCGCCTGCGCACGGGCGGCGCGCGCATCCGGACCGGGACCGGGGGCTTTTACCTCGAACCGACCGTCTTCGACCAGGTCGCCCCGGACAGCCGCCTGGCTCGTGAGGAGGTCTTCGGCCCCGTGCTGTCCGTCATCACGTTCGACGACCTCGACGAGGCCGTCGCCCTCGCCAACGCCACCGAATACGGCCTCGCGGCCGGACTGTGGACCTCCGACCTGTCCACCGCCCACAAGGTGTCCCGTGCTCTCAGGGCCGGCACGGTCTGGGTCAACTGCTACGAGGAGGGCGACCTCACCGTGCCGTTCGGCGGCATGAAGCAGTCCGGCAACGGACGCGACAAGTCCGCCCACGCCCTGGAGAAGTACACCGAACTCAAGACCACCTGGATTCAGCTGTGA
- a CDS encoding ferredoxin, translating into MQVVVDMNKCQDHGQCVFAAPDVFRFDDEGRLAHVAAPDESLRAEVEEAADVCPLQAIRIED; encoded by the coding sequence ATGCAGGTCGTCGTCGACATGAACAAGTGCCAGGACCACGGCCAGTGCGTCTTCGCCGCCCCCGACGTCTTCCGCTTCGACGACGAGGGGCGCCTGGCCCACGTCGCCGCCCCCGACGAGTCCCTGCGCGCCGAGGTCGAGGAAGCCGCCGACGTCTGTCCGCTGCAGGCCATCCGGATCGAGGACTGA
- a CDS encoding aldehyde dehydrogenase, whose translation MSEHITTVAGVAVDTRHWIGGERIASTETFTDTSPIDGSVLGEIARGTAMEAAAAVAAARAAFPAWAATPRFERARILHAIADGVERRLEELAAVETADNGALLRSHRRGVMPRVAHNFRFFADWLLRLGHEDFDTRGHTNHVSWDPAGPCVLITPWNAPLMLATWKIAPALAAGDTVVLKPAEWTPLTASLLADIAAGAGLPAGVLNIVQGYGSEIGHALTSHPDVRRISFTGSVPTARHIAASAAANLTPLSLELGGKSPLLVFADADLDLAVDLAVEQYDNAGQVCLAATRILVEETVAEEFTRRFTDKAARLRQGDPRDETTDIGPNIHSRQLEKIDGFVQRALAAGARAVIGGHRGEGQYYAPTLLTDVAQDSEIVQEEVFGPVLTLQTFTDEDEAVRLANDTRFGLAATVATGDAGRAERVTARLVAGTVWVNCFFVRDLRAPFGGSRHSGVGREGATWSFDFYCDLKNTVTAPKGWKDHG comes from the coding sequence ATGAGCGAACACATCACCACCGTCGCCGGCGTCGCCGTCGACACCCGGCACTGGATCGGCGGCGAACGCATCGCGTCCACCGAGACCTTCACCGACACCTCCCCCATCGACGGCAGCGTCCTCGGCGAGATCGCCCGCGGCACCGCGATGGAGGCCGCCGCGGCGGTCGCCGCCGCCAGGGCCGCCTTCCCCGCCTGGGCCGCCACCCCGCGCTTCGAGCGCGCCCGCATCCTGCACGCCATCGCGGACGGCGTCGAGCGGCGCCTCGAGGAACTGGCCGCCGTGGAGACGGCCGACAACGGCGCCCTCCTGCGCTCCCACCGCCGCGGCGTCATGCCCCGCGTCGCCCACAACTTCCGGTTCTTCGCCGACTGGCTGCTGCGGCTCGGCCACGAGGACTTCGACACCCGCGGCCACACCAACCACGTCAGCTGGGATCCGGCCGGCCCCTGTGTGCTGATCACCCCGTGGAACGCCCCACTGATGCTGGCCACCTGGAAGATCGCCCCGGCGCTGGCGGCCGGCGACACCGTCGTCCTCAAGCCCGCCGAATGGACCCCGCTGACGGCCTCGCTGCTCGCCGACATCGCCGCCGGGGCCGGGCTTCCGGCCGGTGTCCTCAACATCGTGCAGGGGTACGGCTCCGAGATCGGCCACGCCCTCACCTCCCACCCCGACGTACGCCGCATCAGCTTCACCGGCTCCGTGCCGACCGCCCGGCACATCGCCGCGTCGGCCGCGGCCAACCTCACCCCGCTCAGCCTCGAACTGGGCGGCAAGTCCCCGCTGCTGGTCTTCGCCGACGCCGATCTGGACCTCGCCGTCGACCTCGCCGTCGAGCAGTACGACAACGCCGGCCAGGTCTGCCTGGCCGCCACCCGCATCCTCGTCGAGGAGACGGTGGCCGAGGAGTTCACCCGCCGCTTCACCGACAAGGCCGCACGCCTCCGGCAGGGCGACCCGCGCGACGAGACGACCGACATCGGACCCAACATCCACTCCCGGCAGCTGGAGAAGATCGACGGCTTCGTCCAGCGGGCCCTCGCGGCCGGGGCCCGCGCCGTGATCGGCGGACACCGGGGCGAGGGGCAGTACTACGCCCCGACCCTCCTCACCGACGTCGCCCAGGACTCCGAGATCGTCCAGGAGGAGGTCTTCGGGCCCGTCCTGACCCTCCAGACGTTCACCGACGAGGACGAGGCCGTACGCCTGGCCAACGACACCCGCTTCGGCCTCGCCGCCACGGTCGCCACCGGCGACGCCGGGCGCGCCGAACGGGTCACCGCCCGGCTCGTCGCCGGCACGGTCTGGGTCAACTGCTTCTTCGTCCGGGACCTCCGGGCCCCGTTCGGCGGCTCCCGCCACTCGGGCGTCGGCCGCGAGGGAGCCACCTGGAGCTTCGACTTCTACTGCGACCTCAAGAACACCGTCACCGCGCCGAAGGGATGGAAGGACCATGGGTGA